The following are encoded in a window of Sminthopsis crassicaudata isolate SCR6 chromosome 5, ASM4859323v1, whole genome shotgun sequence genomic DNA:
- the ARL5B gene encoding ADP-ribosylation factor-like protein 5B, with amino-acid sequence MGLLFAKLWSLFCNQEHKVIIVGLDNAGKTTILYQFLMNEVVHTSPTIGSNVEEIVVKNTHFLMWDIGGQESLRSSWNTYYSNTEFIILVVDSIDRERLAITREELYRMLAHEDLRKAAVLIFANKQDMKGCMTAAEISKYLTLSSIKDHPWHIQSCCALTGEGLCQGLEWMTSRIGVS; translated from the exons AACACAAAGTAATTATAGTGGGATTGGATAATGCAGGGAAAACCACCATTCTCTATCAGTT CTTGATGAATGAAGTAGTCCATACTTCTCCAACCATAGGAAGCAATGTTGAAGAAATAGTTGTGAAGAACACTCATTTTCTTATGTGGGATATTGGTGGTCAAGAGTCACTGAGGTCATCATGGAATACCTACTACTCTAACACAGAG ttCATCATTCTTGTCGTTGATAGCATTGACAGAGAACGACTGGCTATTACTAGAGAAGAGCTTTATAGAATGCTGGCTCATGAG GATTTACGGAAGGCTGCTGTTCTCATCTTTGCAAATAAGCAAGACATGAAGGGGTGTATGACGGCAGCTGAAATCTCTAAGTACCTCACCCTTAGTTCCATTAAAGATCATCCATGGCATATTCAGTCTTGCTGTGCTTTAACAGGAGAAGG GTTATGCCAAGGTCTAGAATGGATGACCTCCCGAATCGGTGTGAGCTAA